The Micromonospora krabiensis genome window below encodes:
- a CDS encoding alpha/beta hydrolase family protein: MSAAAEYTQEFVEVDGERLGIQVYPEPDRPDAPVVVVCPAMGVRARYYRPLAAALRGAGLAVVVADLRGTGASTPAPSRRSRYGYPELAGDVGAVLEALKPRLDGRRRLLLGHSLGGQAALLHLALAGGDTVDGLALVAVGLPWWRAYPGRRGYGVLPYTQGIAATAALLRVWPGWGFGGRQARGVIRDWAYTARTGRFPRLDGVDAEAAVRRVRTPVLAVSVDDDQYTPHATMDHLCAKLVAAPVVREHYTVADAGAPLDHFTWVRAAAPLADRVAAFAAGLPGR, encoded by the coding sequence GTGAGCGCAGCGGCGGAGTACACGCAGGAGTTCGTGGAGGTCGACGGCGAACGGCTCGGGATCCAGGTGTATCCCGAGCCGGACCGGCCCGACGCGCCGGTCGTCGTGGTCTGCCCGGCGATGGGCGTCCGGGCCCGCTACTACCGGCCACTGGCCGCCGCCCTGCGCGGCGCCGGCCTGGCCGTGGTCGTCGCGGACCTGCGCGGCACCGGGGCGAGCACGCCGGCGCCGAGCCGCCGGTCCCGGTACGGCTACCCGGAGCTGGCCGGCGACGTGGGCGCCGTGCTGGAGGCGCTCAAGCCGCGGCTGGACGGACGCAGGCGCCTGCTGCTCGGGCACTCGCTCGGCGGGCAGGCGGCGCTGCTGCACCTGGCGCTGGCCGGCGGTGACACGGTGGACGGGCTGGCCCTGGTGGCCGTCGGCCTGCCCTGGTGGCGGGCCTACCCCGGGCGGCGCGGCTACGGGGTGCTGCCGTACACGCAGGGGATCGCCGCCACCGCCGCGCTGCTGCGGGTGTGGCCGGGCTGGGGCTTCGGCGGCCGGCAGGCGCGCGGGGTCATCCGGGACTGGGCGTACACGGCCCGCACCGGCCGCTTCCCCCGTCTGGACGGGGTGGACGCCGAGGCGGCGGTGCGCCGGGTCCGCACGCCGGTGCTGGCGGTGAGCGTGGATGACGACCAGTACACGCCGCACGCCACGATGGACCATCTGTGCGCCAAGCTGGTCGCCGCGCCGGTGGTCCGCGAGCACTACACCGTCGCGGACGCCGGCGCCCCGCTCGACCACTTCACCTGGGTGCGCGCCGCGGCCCCGCTGGCCGACCGGGTGGCCGCCTTCGCCGCCGGCCTGCCGGGCCGCTGA
- a CDS encoding DNA gyrase/topoisomerase IV subunit B, whose amino-acid sequence MRVGGVGTAGVAAPGSRPGRRVRRGGSRGATGLSGHPARLAAARRAGRGRASERHHTAETWEYDQLTAEPDTLYGADDLTHLEGLDAVRKRPGMYIGSTDSRGVGHLVNEILDNSTDEGVAGHAKKVEVTLHADGSVQVDDDGRGIPTDVHARSGLSGVELVLTRLHAGGKFGGSGYKTSGGLHGVGASAVNALSRRFDVTVRRGGKIHTMSFRHGVPGIFDGDGPDARFTPGPGLQVVGAMKRGQRTGTSIRYWHDPRYFETGAALDVEAVRMKLRNTAFLVPGVSYLLRDHTGEAPTEEKFHFPDGLNDMVEFLAPAGDRPVSGTLLVTGEGSYRENAADANGVMQSNVQRRAEVEIAFRWGTGYERTVECFTNTIRNAHGGTHRKGFERALVRTLAEAARNARGLLKPKEDAPTLDDVLEGMTAVVHVRIPEPQFTSQTKDELSTAGITKVLQSLVEQHLKTWLEDRRTKTEARTVLQKIVDASRVRLTQKQQKDAARRKTALEGASMPAKLVDCRAAGIERSELFIVEGDSALGTGRLARSAEYQALLPIRGKILNVQKANLQQVLDNAECAAIVQVLGAGSGRTFDLSALRYGRVLIMADADVDGAHIRTLLITLFARYMRPLIEAGRLYAAMPPLHKITTKGRNPQTTYTYTQAEMAATVRKLEKAGKQIVTPIPRFKGLGEMDADELWETTMNPATRSVRRITLDDVDAAERILELLMGEKVEPRRNWLIDSADLVDREAIDA is encoded by the coding sequence GTGAGGGTTGGGGGTGTTGGAACGGCGGGCGTTGCTGCACCGGGCTCGCGGCCCGGTCGGCGCGTCCGGCGCGGCGGGTCACGGGGTGCCACGGGGTTGTCGGGGCATCCGGCTAGGCTCGCTGCGGCGCGCCGCGCCGGGCGCGGCCGCGCCAGTGAGCGGCACCACACCGCCGAGACCTGGGAGTACGACCAGTTGACCGCAGAGCCTGACACCCTGTACGGGGCCGATGACCTCACCCACCTCGAGGGGCTGGACGCCGTTCGCAAGCGTCCGGGTATGTACATCGGCTCCACCGACAGCCGTGGCGTGGGTCACCTCGTCAACGAGATCCTCGACAACTCCACGGACGAGGGTGTCGCCGGTCACGCCAAGAAGGTCGAGGTGACACTGCACGCCGACGGCTCGGTCCAGGTCGACGACGACGGCCGGGGCATCCCGACGGACGTGCACGCCCGGTCCGGCCTGTCCGGCGTCGAGCTGGTCCTCACCCGACTGCACGCGGGCGGCAAGTTCGGCGGCTCCGGCTACAAGACGTCCGGCGGTCTGCACGGCGTCGGCGCCTCGGCGGTCAACGCGCTGTCCCGCCGCTTCGACGTGACCGTCCGCCGCGGAGGCAAGATCCACACCATGTCGTTCCGGCACGGTGTGCCGGGAATCTTCGACGGTGACGGCCCCGACGCGCGGTTCACCCCCGGCCCGGGGCTCCAGGTGGTCGGCGCCATGAAGCGCGGTCAGCGCACCGGCACGTCGATCCGCTACTGGCACGACCCCCGCTACTTCGAGACCGGCGCGGCGCTCGACGTCGAAGCGGTCCGGATGAAGCTGCGCAACACCGCGTTCCTCGTGCCTGGCGTGAGCTACCTGCTGCGCGACCACACCGGCGAGGCGCCGACCGAGGAGAAGTTCCACTTCCCCGACGGCCTGAACGACATGGTGGAGTTCCTCGCCCCGGCCGGCGACCGGCCGGTCTCCGGCACCCTGCTGGTCACCGGTGAGGGCAGCTACCGGGAGAACGCCGCCGACGCCAACGGTGTCATGCAGTCCAACGTGCAGCGCCGGGCCGAGGTCGAGATCGCGTTCCGCTGGGGCACCGGCTACGAGCGCACCGTGGAGTGCTTCACCAACACCATCCGCAACGCGCACGGCGGCACCCACCGCAAGGGCTTCGAGCGGGCCCTGGTCCGTACCCTCGCCGAGGCGGCCCGCAACGCCCGTGGTCTGCTCAAGCCCAAGGAGGACGCACCCACCCTGGACGACGTCCTGGAGGGCATGACCGCGGTGGTGCACGTCCGCATCCCGGAGCCGCAGTTCACCTCGCAGACCAAGGACGAGCTGTCCACCGCCGGCATCACCAAGGTGCTCCAGTCGCTGGTCGAGCAGCACCTGAAGACGTGGCTGGAGGACCGGCGGACGAAGACCGAGGCGCGGACGGTCCTCCAGAAGATCGTCGACGCGTCCCGGGTGCGGCTGACGCAGAAGCAGCAGAAGGACGCCGCCCGCCGCAAGACCGCCCTGGAAGGGGCGTCGATGCCGGCCAAGCTGGTCGACTGCCGGGCGGCGGGCATCGAGCGCAGCGAGCTGTTCATCGTGGAGGGTGACAGCGCCCTCGGCACGGGTCGCCTCGCCCGCTCCGCCGAGTACCAGGCGCTGCTGCCCATCCGCGGCAAGATCCTCAACGTGCAGAAGGCCAACCTTCAGCAGGTGCTCGACAACGCCGAGTGCGCGGCGATCGTGCAGGTGCTCGGCGCCGGCTCGGGCCGCACCTTCGACCTGTCGGCGCTGCGCTACGGCCGCGTCCTCATCATGGCGGACGCCGACGTCGACGGCGCTCACATCCGGACGCTGCTGATCACGCTCTTCGCCCGCTACATGCGCCCGCTCATCGAGGCCGGCCGGTTGTACGCGGCCATGCCGCCCCTCCACAAGATCACCACGAAGGGGCGCAACCCGCAGACGACCTACACCTACACCCAGGCCGAGATGGCGGCGACGGTCCGCAAGCTGGAGAAGGCCGGCAAGCAGATCGTCACCCCGATCCCGCGGTTCAAGGGTCTCGGTGAGATGGACGCCGACGAGTTGTGGGAGACCACGATGAACCCGGCCACCCGGTCGGTCCGCCGGATCACCCTCGACGACGTGGACGCCGCCGAGCGGATCCTCGAACTGTTGATGGGCGAGAAGGTCGAGCCGCGCCGCAACTGGCTGATCGACTCGGCCGACCTCGTCGACCGGGAGGCGATCGACGCATGA
- a CDS encoding SCP2 sterol-binding domain-containing protein, with protein MVRSVADYLRKLGPGRRLDLPEATAGTVRLDAREDGHTEHWYLTIADQHVDVGRSSDDADLVVRADRAVFDDLAAGQLHVSAALLRNDLTVQGDIRLLMMLRRIFPGPPDARDPRTVGRAVLEGRVAPGGWGGPS; from the coding sequence ATGGTCAGGAGCGTGGCTGACTACCTGCGGAAGCTGGGGCCCGGCCGACGACTCGACCTGCCGGAGGCCACCGCCGGAACGGTGCGGTTGGACGCCCGGGAGGACGGCCACACCGAGCACTGGTATCTCACCATCGCGGACCAGCACGTCGACGTGGGCCGCTCCTCGGACGACGCCGACCTCGTGGTCCGTGCCGACCGGGCGGTCTTCGACGACCTGGCCGCCGGTCAGCTGCACGTCTCGGCCGCGCTGCTGCGCAACGACCTGACCGTGCAGGGGGACATCCGGCTGCTGATGATGCTGCGCCGGATCTTTCCCGGACCACCCGACGCCCGCGACCCACGCACCGTCGGCCGCGCGGTGCTCGAGGGCCGTGTGGCGCCGGGCGGATGGGGAGGCCCGTCGTGA
- a CDS encoding DinB family protein, with product MTISSQVTTGERADLVQSLRRHRGFLRQTVDGITDAQAATRTTVSDLCLGGLIKHVALTEASWMRFAVGGAEAMESEPVDWVGQFRMQEGETLAGLLDDYARVAARTDDLVGTLDLDSAHPLPTAPWFEPGVSWSVRRVLLHIIAETSQHAGHADILREAIDGAKTMG from the coding sequence ATGACCATCTCTTCCCAGGTCACCACCGGCGAGCGGGCCGATCTGGTGCAATCGCTGCGCCGCCACCGCGGCTTCCTGCGCCAGACGGTCGACGGGATCACCGACGCGCAGGCCGCCACCCGCACGACGGTCAGCGACCTCTGCCTCGGCGGCCTCATCAAGCACGTGGCGCTCACCGAGGCGAGCTGGATGCGGTTCGCGGTCGGCGGCGCCGAGGCGATGGAGAGCGAGCCGGTCGACTGGGTGGGCCAGTTCCGGATGCAGGAGGGCGAGACCCTGGCCGGCCTGCTCGACGACTACGCACGGGTCGCCGCGCGGACGGACGACCTGGTCGGCACGCTCGACCTCGACAGCGCCCACCCGCTGCCGACGGCCCCGTGGTTCGAGCCGGGTGTGAGCTGGTCGGTCCGGCGGGTGCTGCTGCACATCATCGCCGAGACCTCCCAGCACGCCGGGCACGCCGACATCCTGCGCGAGGCGATCGACGGCGCCAAGACGATGGGCTGA
- a CDS encoding DUF72 domain-containing protein, translating to MGVIRVGTSSWADQSLLRSGWYPRSVNTPAGRLRWYAEHFPLVEVDTSYYAVPVPETTVGWVDATPDGFTFDVKAFSLFTGHPTPVAALPRDLRPAGAPSRIRRRDLTAGAYDELWARFRAALDPIAAAGKLGAVLLQFPPWLVRGAAAERRIVELAERCRPWRVAVELRHGSWFDGRAALDTLDLLRAHDLSLVCVDMPQGHPSSVPPIPVATAELAVVRFHGHSDAWTTGDKEEKFRYAYGDGELRHWSTLLTELADQAGELHALFNTCCAGQAQRDAERLSGLLAAGRGRPAAAGAAS from the coding sequence ATGGGTGTCATTCGGGTGGGCACGTCCTCCTGGGCCGACCAGTCGCTGCTGCGCTCCGGCTGGTATCCGCGATCCGTGAACACGCCGGCCGGGCGGCTGCGCTGGTACGCCGAACACTTCCCACTGGTCGAGGTGGACACGTCCTACTACGCGGTGCCGGTGCCCGAGACCACCGTCGGCTGGGTGGACGCCACCCCGGACGGGTTCACCTTCGACGTCAAGGCGTTCAGCCTGTTCACCGGTCATCCCACGCCGGTCGCCGCGCTGCCGCGCGACCTGCGTCCCGCCGGTGCCCCTAGCCGGATCCGCCGGCGGGACCTGACCGCCGGGGCGTACGACGAGCTGTGGGCCCGGTTCCGGGCGGCGCTCGACCCGATCGCGGCGGCCGGCAAGCTCGGCGCGGTGCTGCTCCAGTTCCCGCCCTGGCTGGTCCGCGGCGCCGCCGCCGAACGCCGGATCGTCGAGCTCGCCGAGCGCTGCCGACCCTGGCGGGTGGCCGTCGAGCTGCGGCACGGGTCCTGGTTCGACGGCCGGGCCGCACTGGACACCCTGGACCTCCTGCGCGCCCACGACCTGAGCCTCGTCTGCGTCGACATGCCGCAGGGGCACCCGTCCTCCGTGCCCCCGATCCCGGTCGCCACCGCCGAGCTGGCGGTGGTGCGCTTCCACGGCCACAGCGACGCCTGGACGACCGGCGACAAGGAGGAGAAGTTCCGCTACGCGTACGGCGACGGGGAGCTGCGCCACTGGTCCACGCTGCTGACCGAGCTGGCCGACCAGGCCGGCGAGCTGCACGCGCTGTTCAACACGTGCTGCGCGGGCCAGGCCCAGCGCGACGCCGAGCGGCTCTCCGGGCTGCTGGCCGCCGGGCGCGGCCGCCCGGCGGCGGCCGGCGCCGCGAGCTGA
- a CDS encoding NAD(P)-dependent alcohol dehydrogenase, with protein sequence MRALRLQEWKSEPELVEVPEPTPGPGQVVVRVGAAGACHSDLHLMHDFEAGSMPWNPPFTLGHENAGWVHALGDGVTGLTVGQPVAVYGPWGCGVCARCRVGVDPYCENPAGAPVPSGGGGLGLDGGMADYELVPDARHVVPLPDGLDPVDAAPLTDAGLTPYHAIRRSWHRLAPGSTAVVIGVGGLGHVGVQILKATTAARVVAVDTRADALQLAEECGADLTVPSGGDAVEQIRRATGGRGADLVLDFVGADATLRLGAAVARTVSDLTIVGIGGGTLPVSFFSVPYEMSVATTYWGSRPELVEVLDLGARGLVRPKTTRFGLDEALTAYHRMRDGTLEGRAVIVP encoded by the coding sequence ATGCGCGCGCTACGGCTGCAGGAGTGGAAGTCGGAGCCGGAGCTGGTCGAGGTACCCGAGCCCACACCGGGCCCGGGCCAGGTGGTGGTCCGGGTCGGCGCGGCCGGCGCCTGCCACTCCGACCTGCACCTCATGCACGACTTCGAGGCCGGCTCGATGCCGTGGAATCCGCCGTTCACCCTCGGGCACGAAAACGCCGGGTGGGTGCACGCGCTGGGCGACGGGGTGACCGGGCTGACGGTGGGGCAGCCGGTGGCCGTCTACGGACCGTGGGGGTGCGGGGTGTGCGCCCGCTGCCGGGTGGGCGTCGACCCCTACTGCGAGAACCCGGCCGGCGCCCCGGTGCCCAGCGGCGGCGGCGGGCTCGGACTGGACGGCGGCATGGCCGACTACGAGCTGGTGCCCGACGCGCGGCATGTCGTCCCGCTGCCCGACGGGCTGGACCCGGTCGACGCCGCGCCGCTGACCGACGCCGGGCTCACGCCGTACCACGCGATCCGCCGGTCCTGGCACCGGCTCGCCCCCGGCAGCACCGCCGTGGTGATCGGGGTGGGCGGCCTCGGGCACGTCGGTGTGCAGATCCTCAAGGCGACGACGGCCGCCCGGGTCGTCGCGGTGGACACCCGGGCGGACGCGCTACAGCTGGCCGAGGAGTGCGGCGCGGACCTGACCGTGCCGTCCGGCGGGGACGCCGTCGAGCAGATCCGGCGGGCCACCGGTGGCCGGGGCGCCGACCTGGTGCTCGACTTCGTCGGCGCGGACGCCACCCTCCGGCTCGGCGCCGCCGTCGCCCGTACGGTCAGCGACCTGACGATCGTGGGCATCGGCGGCGGCACCCTGCCCGTGTCGTTCTTCTCCGTCCCGTACGAGATGAGCGTGGCCACCACCTACTGGGGCAGCCGGCCGGAACTGGTCGAGGTGCTCGACCTCGGCGCCCGGGGTCTGGTCCGGCCGAAGACGACCCGGTTCGGGCTGGACGAGGCGCTCACGGCGTACCACCGGATGCGGGACGGCACGCTGGAGGGCCGGGCGGTCATCGTGCCGTGA
- a CDS encoding amylo-alpha-1,6-glucosidase, giving the protein MTKDRVHVIAGNAFAAGDARGDMDVDPHAPVGLFSFDTRFVSRWVLTVNGERLNALSRDDMTYFETRFFLVPGAASHYVDADVSVIRHRSINDSFNERITVLNHSPEPAEYTVRLAVGTDFADTAEIRQPRHRDVRAIADPARRQLRLRYERGRFLRETIVTSTQPVEVDEGGMTFRVRLGPEGSWATDLHVGMTIHGAGGRDLRVSLESHRDHVRRGMREDLAEWLARAPTLVAERDELAAIYEQSLIDLASLRYRPLANPGPVPVGGLPWAMTLYGRDGLFTCLQSLAFTPELTPGTLRELAMLQGSQLDDVGDEEPGKILAELRYGEAAAFGDEPTAIYYGAADTTPLFVILLDEYERWSGDADLVRELRHPARRALDWIDDYGDLLGDGYLRYVTRNSRKGWINQGWRNSPEAVVYADGRLPGFPRATCELQGYAYDAKRRGARLAREFWGDPAYADRLEREAEELKRRFNRDFWLPEREYYALALEPDGTPVDALSSNLGHLLWSGIVEEGRAQALAAHLAGPALFSGWGVRTLAAGQRPYNPVGSHLGAVWPSDNALVVAGLREYGCDVEAARIAAGIFHMAERLGGSVPEMIAGYERELTKYPVQLPAAGRPQAWSSGALLMILGTVLGLRPTGENLLVNPALPPGFGRVELLDVPGRWGHSDAYGRDRAGALHQHRPRLR; this is encoded by the coding sequence GTGACGAAGGACCGGGTCCACGTGATCGCGGGCAACGCCTTCGCGGCCGGCGACGCGCGGGGCGACATGGACGTCGACCCGCACGCTCCGGTCGGGCTCTTCTCGTTCGACACCCGGTTCGTGTCCCGGTGGGTCCTCACCGTCAACGGCGAGCGCCTCAACGCCCTCTCCCGAGACGACATGACCTACTTCGAGACGCGGTTCTTCCTGGTGCCCGGCGCGGCGAGCCACTACGTCGACGCGGACGTCTCGGTGATCCGGCACCGGTCCATCAACGACAGCTTCAACGAGCGCATCACCGTGCTCAACCACTCGCCCGAGCCGGCCGAGTACACCGTGCGCCTGGCGGTCGGCACCGACTTCGCGGACACCGCCGAGATCCGGCAACCGCGCCACCGGGACGTCCGGGCCATCGCCGACCCGGCCCGCCGTCAGCTGCGGCTGCGGTACGAGCGGGGCCGGTTCCTGCGGGAGACCATCGTGACCAGCACCCAACCCGTCGAGGTGGACGAGGGCGGGATGACCTTCCGGGTCCGGCTCGGACCCGAGGGCAGCTGGGCAACGGACCTGCACGTCGGGATGACCATCCACGGCGCGGGGGGCCGGGACCTGCGGGTGAGCCTGGAGTCGCACCGCGACCACGTCCGCCGGGGGATGCGCGAGGACCTGGCGGAGTGGCTGGCGCGGGCGCCCACGCTCGTGGCCGAGCGGGACGAGCTGGCGGCCATCTACGAGCAGAGCCTCATCGACCTCGCGTCGCTGCGCTACCGGCCGCTGGCGAACCCCGGACCGGTGCCGGTGGGCGGCCTGCCGTGGGCGATGACGCTCTACGGACGGGACGGACTCTTCACCTGCCTCCAGTCCCTGGCGTTCACGCCCGAGCTGACTCCCGGGACGCTGCGCGAGCTCGCCATGCTCCAGGGCAGCCAACTCGACGACGTGGGCGACGAGGAGCCGGGGAAGATCCTGGCCGAGCTGCGGTACGGCGAGGCGGCGGCGTTCGGCGACGAGCCGACCGCGATCTACTACGGGGCGGCGGACACCACACCCCTGTTCGTGATCCTGCTCGACGAGTACGAACGCTGGTCCGGTGACGCCGACCTGGTCCGCGAACTGCGTCACCCGGCGCGAAGGGCGCTGGACTGGATCGACGACTACGGCGACCTGCTCGGTGACGGCTATCTGCGCTACGTCACCCGCAACAGCCGCAAGGGCTGGATCAACCAGGGCTGGCGGAACTCGCCCGAGGCCGTGGTGTACGCCGATGGCCGGTTGCCGGGCTTCCCCCGGGCGACCTGTGAGCTGCAGGGCTACGCGTACGACGCGAAGCGGCGCGGAGCCCGCCTGGCCCGCGAGTTCTGGGGCGACCCGGCGTACGCCGACCGGCTGGAGCGGGAGGCGGAGGAGCTGAAGCGGCGGTTCAACCGGGACTTCTGGCTGCCCGAGCGGGAGTACTACGCGTTGGCGTTGGAGCCGGACGGCACCCCGGTGGACGCCCTGTCGTCCAACCTCGGGCACCTGCTGTGGAGCGGGATCGTCGAGGAGGGGCGTGCCCAGGCGCTCGCCGCGCACCTGGCCGGTCCGGCCCTGTTCAGCGGCTGGGGCGTGCGGACGCTGGCGGCGGGGCAGCGCCCGTACAACCCGGTCGGCTCGCACCTGGGCGCGGTGTGGCCGTCGGACAACGCGCTGGTGGTCGCGGGGCTGCGCGAGTACGGCTGCGACGTCGAGGCCGCGCGGATCGCCGCCGGCATCTTCCACATGGCGGAGCGGCTGGGCGGGTCGGTGCCGGAGATGATCGCCGGCTACGAGCGGGAACTGACCAAGTACCCGGTCCAGTTGCCGGCCGCCGGCCGACCCCAGGCGTGGTCCTCGGGAGCGCTGTTGATGATCCTCGGTACGGTGTTGGGGCTGCGGCCGACCGGGGAGAACCTGCTCGTGAACCCCGCGCTGCCGCCGGGGTTCGGCCGCGTCGAACTGCTCGACGTTCCTGGTCGGTGGGGACACTCCGACGCGTACGGCCGGGACCGGGCGGGCGCGTTGCACCAGCACCGGCCCCGACTGCGCTGA
- a CDS encoding cytochrome P450 codes for MPSPYVRFDNTLALALEGYAWLPNRLRRGGADVLATRLLGQRAVALHGPEAARFFYDERHIRRHGAIPGPVQSTLFGHGAVHGLDGEAHRVRKALFVALLMDGSIEDLVRRVASAWDAAARDWAARGPLVLFDEVSRVLTRGVGDWVGLPLRDDDVPALAADLVAMVDGFATGGPRHWRARRARTRREDWLAGLVEGVRRGEAAVPAGSAVRAVAEHRDADGSTLDPCTAAVELLNIVRPTVAVSWFVAFTGHALHRWPEHRDRLRSGDGAFAEAYAHEVRRFYPFAPFVGGQAVADLRWGGMGIPAGALVLLDLYGQNHDPRVWPEPYRFRPDRFLDRPIGEFELVPQGGGDPRTGHRCPGEMITVALLRDLVVRLARLDYDLPPQDLGISLRRIPTRPRSGVVLDVRATA; via the coding sequence ATGCCGTCGCCCTACGTTCGCTTCGACAACACGCTCGCCCTGGCGCTGGAGGGCTACGCCTGGCTGCCCAACCGGCTGCGCCGCGGTGGCGCCGACGTGCTCGCCACCCGGCTGCTCGGTCAGCGGGCGGTGGCGCTGCACGGGCCGGAGGCGGCCCGGTTCTTCTACGACGAGCGGCACATCCGCCGGCACGGCGCGATTCCGGGGCCGGTCCAGAGCACCCTGTTCGGGCACGGCGCGGTGCACGGCCTCGACGGCGAGGCGCACCGCGTCCGCAAGGCGCTGTTCGTGGCGCTGCTCATGGACGGGAGCATCGAAGACCTCGTACGACGGGTCGCCAGCGCGTGGGACGCCGCCGCGCGGGACTGGGCGGCGCGCGGGCCGCTCGTGCTCTTCGACGAGGTGAGCCGGGTGCTGACCCGCGGCGTCGGTGACTGGGTGGGGCTACCGCTGCGCGACGACGACGTGCCGGCGCTCGCGGCCGACCTGGTGGCGATGGTGGACGGTTTCGCCACGGGCGGGCCACGGCACTGGCGGGCGCGGCGGGCCCGGACCCGCCGGGAGGACTGGCTGGCCGGCCTCGTCGAGGGGGTACGCCGTGGCGAGGCGGCGGTGCCGGCGGGGTCGGCGGTGCGGGCCGTGGCGGAGCACCGGGACGCGGACGGCTCGACGCTCGACCCGTGCACGGCCGCGGTGGAGCTGCTCAACATCGTCCGACCGACCGTGGCGGTCAGCTGGTTCGTCGCGTTCACCGGGCACGCCCTGCACCGCTGGCCGGAACACCGGGACCGGCTGCGGTCGGGCGACGGCGCGTTCGCCGAGGCGTACGCCCACGAGGTCCGCCGGTTCTACCCGTTCGCCCCGTTCGTCGGCGGTCAGGCGGTGGCCGACCTGCGGTGGGGCGGCATGGGCATTCCGGCCGGGGCGCTGGTGCTGCTGGACCTGTACGGGCAGAACCACGACCCACGGGTGTGGCCGGAGCCGTACCGGTTCCGCCCGGACCGCTTCCTCGACCGCCCGATCGGCGAGTTCGAGCTGGTGCCGCAGGGCGGTGGGGATCCCCGCACCGGCCACCGCTGCCCGGGCGAGATGATCACGGTGGCGCTGCTGCGGGACCTCGTCGTCCGGTTGGCCCGTCTCGACTACGACCTGCCGCCACAGGACCTGGGCATCTCGCTGCGGCGCATCCCCACCCGGCCGCGCAGCGGCGTGGTGCTCGACGTACGCGCGACGGCCTGA
- a CDS encoding SGNH/GDSL hydrolase family protein — protein sequence MSRFRRTALVATLAVATAALSTAVALPAPASAALPTAAVALGDSFVSGEGAGSYSPVVDINGVAQGFPGWTAANSNAYFCHRSPNASLHRAALPGIQARFNLACSGGQPSDIAAASASREKGRQVSSQLDQLRAVTQTHDIDLVLVGLGSNNSSFTFGNVAEKCANRFIADAWTGWWEFWAYLNGPVPQEPCSDADLATAAQFTAATAETVTAVRQLLTTLDQVDADGQHRIVFQDYTNPLPQELYSSFHEEDGRDDTRDKFRDLGAERYAAGCPIHRASLAPGHRFSQGLGTLVKSTRDTLAAEFPAADLVYLNVQRAFDGARLCEAATSPTGALATPIRLQDSPPNGTVVTSLSGKDKIAIQRIANVCATYFQTCQESWHPNAAGHQVLGQCLAGAAATAARAVSCVRATNGSITVS from the coding sequence ATGTCCAGGTTCCGTCGTACGGCGCTGGTGGCGACGCTCGCCGTCGCCACCGCCGCCCTGTCGACCGCGGTCGCCCTGCCGGCCCCGGCGTCGGCCGCCCTGCCCACCGCCGCCGTCGCACTCGGGGACAGCTTCGTCAGCGGCGAGGGCGCCGGGTCGTACAGCCCCGTGGTGGACATCAACGGGGTGGCCCAGGGCTTCCCCGGCTGGACGGCGGCGAACAGCAACGCGTACTTCTGCCACCGCTCGCCCAACGCCTCGCTGCACCGGGCGGCCCTGCCCGGCATCCAGGCACGCTTCAACCTGGCCTGTTCCGGCGGTCAGCCGAGCGACATCGCCGCCGCCTCGGCGTCCCGGGAGAAGGGTCGGCAGGTCAGCTCACAGCTCGACCAGCTCCGGGCGGTGACCCAGACCCACGACATCGACCTGGTGCTGGTGGGTCTCGGCTCGAACAACAGCTCGTTCACCTTCGGCAACGTCGCCGAGAAGTGCGCCAACCGCTTCATCGCGGACGCCTGGACCGGCTGGTGGGAGTTCTGGGCCTACCTGAACGGCCCGGTGCCGCAGGAGCCGTGCAGCGACGCCGACCTGGCCACCGCGGCCCAGTTCACCGCCGCGACCGCCGAGACCGTCACGGCCGTGCGCCAACTGCTGACCACCCTGGACCAGGTGGACGCGGACGGCCAGCACCGGATCGTGTTCCAGGACTACACCAACCCGCTGCCGCAGGAGCTCTACTCCTCCTTCCACGAGGAGGACGGTCGCGACGACACGCGGGACAAGTTCCGCGACCTCGGCGCCGAGCGGTACGCGGCGGGCTGCCCGATCCACCGGGCCAGCCTGGCGCCGGGCCACCGGTTCTCGCAGGGCCTGGGCACCCTGGTGAAGTCGACCCGGGACACCCTCGCGGCCGAGTTCCCGGCCGCCGACCTGGTCTACCTGAACGTGCAGCGGGCCTTCGACGGCGCCCGGCTCTGCGAGGCGGCGACCAGCCCGACCGGGGCGTTGGCCACGCCGATCCGGCTCCAGGACAGCCCGCCCAACGGCACCGTCGTGACCAGCCTGTCCGGCAAGGACAAGATCGCCATCCAACGGATCGCGAACGTCTGCGCCACGTACTTCCAGACGTGCCAGGAGTCCTGGCACCCGAACGCCGCCGGTCACCAGGTGCTCGGCCAGTGCCTCGCGGGCGCCGCCGCCACGGCGGCCCGCGCGGTCTCCTGCGTCCGCGCAACCAACGGTTCGATCACGGTCTCCTGA